From a single Leishmania infantum JPCM5 genome chromosome 36 genomic region:
- a CDS encoding putative selenophosphate synthetase: MPHKRPQSSAGESNGTADLKKPRFDPVSLGLPAEFQLTDYTRLKGCSCKLPQPKLLALLQELSTTPGQKDVGMDCSIVPLHHTNRKGEALFLVSTTDFFFPSVSDPFLQGQIGAANVLSDLYSMGIPDCDTMLMLLAASTEMDEHERLITTREIMKGFAERARLATTTVTGGQTVMNPWPLIGGVAMAVVSEAEMVRPAGLLCAGDILVLTKPLGCQVAVNLKQWLLRPSPLYEEAIAGHISPEEIEELYNMATDSMRRLNREGARLMRKHGAHGATDVTGFGILGHANNFGAAQTVGDAPRSLCLVLERLPMFKTAVAASKRMNDKYRLLEGYSAETSGGLLVAFPSTTAAEAFCAELTAIDGGCPSWIVGHVEDRAANVVDGVYARLKDGYEIVEV; the protein is encoded by the coding sequence ATGCCCCACAAGCGACCGCAGTCCTCCGCAGGAGAGTCGAACGGGACGGCCGATCTCAAAAAGCCGCGTTTCGACCCCGTCTCACTGGGCCTCCCTGCTGAGTTCCAGCTCACCGACTACACACGCCTGAAGGGGTGCAGCTGCAAACTGCCACAGCCAAAGCTGCTAGCCCTGCTGCAGGAACTCTCGACAACGCCTGGGCAGAAGGACGTCGGCATGGACTGCAGCattgtgccgctgcaccacaCAAACCGCAAAGGTGAGGCTCTGTTCCTCGTCTCCACCACGGACTTCTTCTTCCCCAGTGTGTCAGACCCGTTCCTGCAGGGTCAGATCGGGGCTGCAAACGTCTTGTCAGACCTGTACAGCATGGGCATCCCGGATTGTGATACAATGCTGATGCTGCTCGCGGCCAGCACCGAGATGGACGAGCATGAACGCCTGATTACGACGCGCGAAATCATGAAGGGCTTTGCGGAGCGGGCGCggctggcgacgacgacggtgacaGGCGGGCAGACGGTCATGAACCCGTGGCCGCTGATTGGCGGGGTGGCCATGGCCGTCGTGTCCGAAGCGGAAATGGTGCGGCCAGCAGGGCTCTTGTGCGCCGGGGACATCTTGGTGCTGACGAAGCCGCTGGGGTGCCAGGTTGCAGTGAATCTCAagcagtggctgctgcggccctCGCCGCTGTACGAAGAGGCCATTGCAGGGCACATCTCCCCCGAAGAGATCGAGGAGCTGTACAACATGGCCACGGATAGCATGCGGCGTCTGAACCGCGAAGGGGCTCGGCTGATGCGGAAGCACGGCGCACACGGGGCCACCGACGTGACCGGCTTTGGCATTCTGGGGCACGCGAACAACTTTGGAGCAGCGCAGACCGTCGGCGATGCACCGCGCTCGCTCTGCCTCGTACTGGAACGGCTGCCGATGTTCAagaccgccgtcgccgcctcgaAGCGGATGAACGACAAGTACCGCCTCCTCGAAGGGTACTCGGCCGAGACGAGCGGCGGGCTGCTGGTGGCGTTCCcgagcaccaccgcagccgagGCGTTCTGCGCGGAGCTCACGGCGATCGATGGCGGGTGTCCGTCGTGGATTGTCGGGCATGTGGAGGA
- a CDS encoding putative branch point binding protein: protein MPKETASRWSESRYTNLQVPSYVPSEALMHEDGQFLRAFLLRVLANDMQRMLATNTCAAYFRNIPLEPEYDASGNRTNTPENVVMEKRLRVMDDISKLLRTYVERAEYAANKSKDINRRIYFTAEQIETGDYGALIGPRGLVHQQLEKETNCHIVLVGRGITNPLKDTNPNAAAMALEDPHVRITATTEEDLQTAAERIEWILSDEPEAVEFRENNRRRMAQVDGRYDPRTWMTAAEKRKKAAAEKAAAAGGAAAGEDETGAEKGRKREREESPVEEEDTELNEFLEDL, encoded by the coding sequence ATGCCGAAGGAGACCGCATCCCGGTGGAGCGAGTCGCGCTACACGAACTTGCAAGTGCCGAGCTACGTCCCTTCCGAGGCCCTCATGCACGAAGATGGACAGTTTCTGCGCGCCTTTCTCCTTCGCGTGCTGGCGAATGATATGCAGCGCATGCTCGCCACCAACACGTGCGCTGCCTATTTCCGCAACATCCCGCTGGAACCGGAGTACGACGCAAGCGGCAATCGCACCAACACACCTGAGAACGTGGTGATGGAAAAGCGACTGCGCGTCATGGACGACATTAGCAAGTTGCTGCGCACCTACGTGGAGCGGGCCGAGTACGCGGCCAACAAGTCCAAGGACATCAATCGTCGCATCTACTTCACAGCGGAGCAGATCGAGACGGGCGACTACGGTGCTCTCATCGGGCCGCGTGGTTTGGTGCATCAacagctggagaaggagacaAATTGTCACATTGTACTGGTCGGGCGAGGCATCACCAATCCGCTAAAGGACACGAACCCGAATGCAGCGGCcatggcgctggaggacccacacgtgcgcatcaccgccaccacggaAGAGGATCTGCAAACAGCCGCGGAGCGCATTGAGTGGATCCTGTCCGATGAGCCGGAGGCTGTCGAGTTCCGCGAGAACAACCGCCGCCGAATGGCCCAGGTGGACGGCCGCTACGACCCGCGCACGTggatgacggcggcggagaagcggaagaaggcagccgcggagaaggcggctgcagctggtggtgctgctgcgggcgaGGACGAGACGGGAGCGGAGAAGGGTCGCAAACGGGAGCGGGAGGAGTCACCagtggaagaggaagacacCGAGCTGAACGAGTTCCTTGAAGACCTGTAG